From a region of the Besnoitia besnoiti strain Bb-Ger1 chromosome I, whole genome shotgun sequence genome:
- a CDS encoding hypothetical protein (encoded by transcript BESB_011150), protein MYAGAGQGPFFLPPGGSPSAPGFGPFFASPPAAFSEVAYAASFAANGGPAAYTGETREAAGASSSQVPRSFDWAPVSPLSRASLGPCRLSGLRVVDCRFGEPEGLQQRGDAHSAVSPSAVDGVSRASAAASSAAAAQVAPAGEVGPWRLSDFFTKDARARRVLPCTLSDKDATLNAAVSAGDGPALSQFELQLRHLVTGERPPQPWLDYCIQGRRREAPRRNGEARRAEDARRSGGQEHTGETGDREDEDDGNAFIRRFLAVEATPGDLPSCPLLSTVQRDGLALLLAGSRASVGVCEGGRFSWEVKIVQLEKAREDIEPALPPSPLSLAAPDEPRLASADAPADTPADTPADASADSSAVSSEDSSVPGAAATGAADASGFPAKTGSPSSLPPAAAPEGEMGDSAETQAGTSEVTGASASSSSPAAAPSSSPQDSPSSQFPAVPAAAGGGSRAPSPLAASLLRGLVRVGVCTAEDSLFLGDSATSLGIDSEGGVFYGGEVTRALRGTVEGDGEPRLSSTALSSFPSCYSPQDYRPASSAPADADGGAASSALPFASGPPEAEGLRLSSSQAVDASAEPEAPRELPEASAPAGDAAASASPLVAGLSCAERAWSFEEGDVISVVLNMRREAPCPTTGLCRTCSGEVTRDLKDAKASAGATETDGGSRALHPGAEDAQGKPEDGAASHLPSVGRDDAEEAKARAAETGGKRKRRRNRRAAVSALGGALSWVDRGDSRAAAESGGPHAGNGSGEERQTCSCWSISFFRNGVRLLGAVKLPKACEGKILFPCVNVRGVVTVLVNFGSRPAFCPLPFWCPMLQAHPLCAVPVVFPSPHYVDLAPGAPASGTPVAPAEVTVCVGLPGCGLLDFVDSWKAAREKARGRPITEISSRALALWARATLFAEQREGCLWTRRRAALDAEKRDSQARGEREAAVAPAPRAPRHRGALGPDDQTAAGFLAEVLGALSSMAGTAPGAGAAWGPTAVGGQGLASAPQETGERGWEDEEGRDREDATWSWRGGRDEDVVAEPFTLPTGSGALDNLPVLKAALYLIAASCRRGDFLIVDILSNLQQRQRRELLAVFGAPWFSRRCLLVVGPPPASFAAQQQIKLHGEQPRLRSLIRELRNRRAWAEAANDAVLRRGLGEDLDRLEGELREKQSEPAPEAFDPSKPWINTVVDDVPLRYLHAHLDFLSLPAADEGFEETEVAWRGSAEAAEKNFQLWKQRMADRRFQAHVKPPMWLQSQLALWSEKRLAMQEAQRAVAARHARALLHLDGWATVLPADFDFGFADLTQFMKDGGDPNNSSVNKLLQALKSVDEHAEALSDLPDSSGASVGAPSFFSVLSLAGASFDERLAQVGKAVDDEVASYAASESARRFDLGETHWTPAVAAFGSFACFPSAAPAFAPSPLFPDARPDGGPSTGAAAGAAAARGSGDGGRGSEGSGAPHPNGLEAADTSSFAVVPAAPGRSPRLTVGAAVSGAKGGDAAPPQANSLELIVKEHQLRMAQVNKAVVMSQAAGLSAGAAAAVATSAAAAVLRNGDELSKNSVRSHLVCESMPGSVSMGVVSQPVPPDGRFPIFIHFEAEDWKLLDARVELHIFLHAFAQVVKENEGRLPVEWFALYYRAFLGRPFNVEDLPSCLNLQDVFELLADTVGTADEPPFVYPLFPAHTPLATFIALTEKARRIRRFKVQEGRGRKLRSWRPVPKLFASSNGSASSGPASLSPRKGLPGRGRRPRRGGATGPGYRAWRQRGGASRGGGEGGGGVYGSAPYGVGDAMGFGGPGGPGASGTPYYYDAASLQQQYMQYFHAYQQQYMGYYQQQLMQNQHPR, encoded by the exons ATgtacgcgggcgcaggccaAGGACCCTTCTTTCTCCCGCCGGGAggctctccctctgcgccagGCTTCGGtcctttcttcgcgtcgccgcctgccgccttctctgaAGTCGCTTACGCCGCGTCGTTCGCCGCCAACGGCGGCCCCGCCGCCTACacgggcgagacgcgcgaggccgccggcgcctcttcctcgcaggTTCCGCGGTCTTTTGACTGGGCGCCGgtctcccctctctcccgcgcctccttggggccctgccgcctcagcggtctgcgcgtcgtcgactGTCGCTTCGGAGAGCCCGAGGGCTTGCAGCagcggggcgacgcgcactCGGCAGTCTCGCCTTCAGCGGTCGacggcgtctcccgcgcgtccgcggcggcgtcctctgcagcggctgctcaGGTGGCGCCCGCTGGCGAGGTCGGTCCCTGGCGGCTGTCGGACTTCTTCAcgaaagacgcgcgcgcgcggcgggtgcTGCCTTGCACTCTCTCTGACAAGGACGCAACGCTCAACGCCGCCGTCAGCGCGGGAGACGGACCCGCGCTCTCGCAGTtcgagctgcagctgagGCACCTTGTGACGGgcgagcgcccgccgcagccgtgGCTCGACTACTGCATTCaggggaggagacgcgaagcgccgcgccgcaacggcgaggcgaggcgcgcagaggacgcgaggagaagcggcggtCAGGAGCACacgggagagacaggcgacagggaagacgaagacgacggcaaCGCCTTCATtcggcgcttcctcgctgtcgagGCGACACCCGGAGATCTGCCCTCGTGTCCGCTGCTGTCGACCGTGCAGCGGGACGGCCTGGCGTTGCTGCtcgcgggctcgcgcgcgagtgtCGGCGTGTGCGAAGGGGGCCGGTTTTCCTGGGAAGTGAAAATCGTTCAactggagaaggcgcgggaggacATCGAgcccgcgctgcctccgtcgccgctttCCCTGGCTGCCCCAGACGAGCCGagactcgcctccgctgacGCCCCCGCTGACACCCCCGCTGACACCCCCGctgacgcctccgccgactCATCCGCCGTTTCATCAGAGGACAGTTCCGTGCCaggggctgcggcgacaggcgcggcagacgccagcGGCTTCCCTGCGAAGACAgggtcgccctcgtctcttccgcctgcggcagcgcccgagGGAGAGATGGGGGACTCCGCGGAGACTCAGGCAGGCACAAGCGAAGTCactggcgcctctgcgtcctcttcgtcgcccgcggctgcgccgtcgtcgtcgcctcaggactctccttcttcgcagtTTCCAGCGgtgccggcggctgcgggcggaGGGAGCCGAGCGCCGAGtcctctcgccgcgtcgctgctgcggggGCTCGTCCGCGTGGGCGTTTGCACCGCGGAAGACTCGCTCTTTTTGGGCGACAGCGCGACGAGCTTGGGGATCGACTCAGAGGGCGGCGTCTTCTACGGCGGCGAGGTCACCCGAGCCCTCCGCGGGACagtcgagggcgacggagaaccCCGCTTGTCCTCGACGGCGCtctcttcgtttccttcCTGTTACTCGCCACAGGACTATCGTCCCGCAtcgtctgcgcccgcagacgctgaCGGCGGAGCTGCCTCAAGTGCGTTGCCCTTCGCCAGCGGCCCGCCGGAGGCTGAGGGATTGCGTCTCAGTTCTTCGCAGGCAGTCGACGCGTCGGCCGAGCCCGAAGCGCCCCGTGAGCTCCCTGAggcttcggcgccggcgggcgacgcggccgcgtccgcctcgcccctggTCGCGGGCCTGagctgcgcagagcgcgcgtggagcttcgaggagggcgacgtcATCTCCGTCGTCCTGAACATGCGGCGTGAAGCCCCGTGCCCCACTACAGGCCTGTGTCGAacctgcagcggcgaagtCACGCGGGACTTGAAGGACGCAAAGgccagcgcgggcgcgacggagacggaCGGAGGAAGTCGCGCGCTGCACCCGGGCGCGGAGGATGCGCAGGGCAAGCCCGAAGATGGCGCTGCATCTCACCTGCCTTCGGTGGGGagggacgacgcagaggaggcgaaagcgcggGCTGCGGAGACTGGCGGCAAGCGCAAGCGGCGGCGAAATCGACGGGCTGCCGTGTCTGCTCTGGGAGGCGCTTTGTCGTGGGtcgacagaggagacagtAGAGCGGCAGCCGAGAGTGGCGGTCCGCATGCAGGGAACGggagcggcgaagaaaggcAAACTTGCTCTTGCTGGTCTATCTCGTTCTTCAGGAATGGCGTCCGACTTCTCGGAGCCGTCAAACTTCCGAAGGCTTGCGAGGGAAAAATTCTCTTCCCGTGTGTTAACGTCAG AGGCGTGGTGACAGTCTTGGTGAACTTTGGCTCGCGCCCGGCGTTCTGTCCTCTGCCTTTCTGGTGCCCGATGCTGCAAGCGCATCCGCTGTGCGCCGTCCCAGTCGTTTTCCCGTCGCCCCACTACGTCGAcctcgcgcctggcgcgcctgcgtctgggACCCCAGTCGCCCCTGCGGAGGTCACTGTCTGTGTCGGGCTGCCAGGCTGCGGGCTCTTGGACTTCGTCGACAGctggaaggccgcgcgggagaaggcgcgcggcaggcccATCACCGAGATCTCCTCTCgtgccctcgccctctgggCGCGGGCTACTTTATTCgcggagcagcgcgaggggTGTCTCtggacgcgccggcgagcagcgcTAGATGCGGAAAAAAGAGACTCTCAGGCGAGAggggagcgcgaggcagcggtcgcgccggccccgcgggcgccgcggcatcgGGGCGCCCTGGGGCCCGACGATCAAACGGCAGCCGGGTTCCTTGCGGAGGTTCTGGGCGCGTTGAGCTCCATGGCGGGGACCGCCCCTGGGGCCGGGGCCGCGTGGGGTCCGACCGCAGTCGGAGGCCAGGGACTCGCCTCTGCCCCACAGGAGACGGGCGAGCGGGGAtgggaagacgaggaagggcgAGACCGGGAAGACGCTACCTGGAGTtggcgaggcggaagagacgaagacgtCGTCGCGGAGCCGTTTACTCTGCCTACGGGTAGCGGGGCGCTTGACAACTTGCCCGTTTTGAAGGCGGCGCTTTA CTTGATTGCCGCGTCGTGTCGTCGCGGCGACTTTCTGATCGTCGACATTCTTTCGaacctgcagcagcgacagcggcgcgaacTGCTGGCGGTGTTTGGTGCGCCCTGGTTCTCGCGCcggtgtctcctcgtcgtggggccgccgcctgcgagcttcgccgcgcagcagcaaatCAAGCTTCACGGGGAGCAGCCCAGACTCCGGTCGCTCATTCGCGAGCTGCGGAACCGACGCG CGTGGGCGGAAGCCGCCAACGACGCCGTTTTGCGTCGAGGCCTCGGCGAAGATCTGGACCGCTTGGAGGGCGAGTTGCGCGAGAAACAAAGCGAGCCCGCGCCCGAGGCCTTCGACCCCAGCAAGCCGTGGATCAACACCGTGGTGGACGACGTCCCGCTTCGCTACCTCCACGCTCACTTGG acttcctctcgctgcccGCTGCCGACGAGGGCTTTGAGGAGACCGAAGTCGCctggcgaggcagcgcggaggcggctgagAAGAATTTCCAACTTTGGAAGCAGCGCATGGCAGATCGACGCTTCCAGGCTCACGTCAAGCCGCCGATGTGGCTTCAG TCTCAGCTTGCGCTGTGGAGTGAAAAGCGACTGGCCatgcaggaggcgcagcgcgccgtcgcggctcggcacgcgcgcgcactGCTGCATCTCGACGGCTGGGCGACCGTCCTCCCCGCCGACTTCGATTTCGGGTTCGCAGACCTCACGCAATTCATGAAGGACGGCGGTGACCCCAACAACAGTTCTGTGAATAAgttgctgcaggcgctcaaGTCG GTAGATGAGCACGCAGAGGCCTTGTCGGACTTGCCTGACTCGAGCGGGGCGTCGGTCGGCGCGCCGTCCTTTTTTTCGGTTTtgtctctcgctggcgcctcgTTCGACgagcgcctggcgcaggTCGGCAAGGCGGTTGACGATGAGGTCGCCTCCTACGCGGCCAGCGaaagcgcgcgccgcttcgacCTCGGCGAGACGCACTGGACGCCAGCAGTGGCGGCCTTCGGCTCCTTTGCCTGCTTCCCctcagcggcgcccgcgtttGCACCTTCGCCGCTGTTCCCCGACGCCAGACCCGACGGGGGGCCGTcgacgggcgcggccgccggcgcagcagccgcgcgggggAGTGGAGACGGAGGACGAGGGTCGGAAGgctctggcgcgccgcaTCCCAACGggctggaggcggcagacacctcgtccttcgccgtggtgcctgcagcgcctgggcGCAGTCCGCGTCTCAcagtcggcgcggcggtgtCGGGTGCGAAGGGGGGggacgctgcgccgccccagGCGAACTCGCTGGAACTCATCGTGAAGGAGCACCAGCTGCGCATGGCGCAGGTCAACAAGGCTGTGGTCatgtcgcaggcggcgggcctctctgcaggcgccgccgcggcagtcgcgaccagcgccgccgccgccgtgctGAGGAATGGAGACGAGCTCAGCAAGAACTCGGTGAGATCCCA CCTCGTCTGCGAGTCCATGCCTGGGTCGGTGTCGATGGGCGTTGTGTCACAGCCCGTGCCGCCGGACGGCCGTTTCCCTATCTTCATTCACTTCGAGGCTGAGGACTGGAAGCtgctcgacgcgcgcgtggagctgcATATTTTTCTCCACGCTTTCGCTCAAG TGGTGAAGGAGAACGAAGGACGGCTGCCTGTTGAATGGTTCGCCCTCTACTACCGCGCCTTCCTGGGGCGGCCGTTCAACGTCGAGGACCTGCCGAGCTGCCTCAA CCTGCAGGACGTCTTCGAGCTGCTCGCAGATACCGTTGGCACGGCCGACGAACCGCCCTTCGTCTATCCGCTCTTCCCTGCCCAcacgccgctggcgacgtTCATTGCG CTGActgagaaggcgcgccgcatTCGGCGGTTCAAAGTCCAGGAGGGGCGAGGACGCAAACTGCGCTCGTGGAGGCCGGTCCCGAAACTCTTTGCGTC AAGCAACGGATCGGCGTCGAGCGGACCCGCGTCTCTATCCCCGC GCAAGGGGCTTCCCggcagggggcggcggccgcggcgggggggggccACGGGCCCAGGGTACCGAgcctggcggcagcgggggggtgcgagccgcggaggcggcgagggcggcgggggcgtgTACGGCTCCGCCCCGTACGGGGTGGGGGACGCGATGGGGTTTGGCGGGCCTGGGGGCCCCGGGGCCTCGGGCACCCCCTACTACTAcgacgccgcctccctgcagcagcagtaCATGCAGTATTTCCACGCGTACCAGCAACAGTACATGGGCTACtaccagcagcagctcatGCAGAATCAGCACCCAAGATGA
- a CDS encoding hypothetical protein (encoded by transcript BESB_011160): MRRVAKSRRPGPGLERKDEEPPRWRLPPRSVFSLERGLEITQGTSLPSSLSILQRRKRATAQRSDASETKMRGTSPAERKLKENAVVSSLASPYRPAQKKACRAASKGSGAGDARKARREIKV; encoded by the coding sequence ATGCGACGCGTCGCGAAATCCAGGAGACCCGGGCCGGGGCTCGAAAGAAAAGACGAAGAACCTCCGcgctggcgtctgcctcctcgcagcGTCTTTTCTCTGGAGAGGGGCCTGGAAATCACTCAAGGCACCTCGCTGCCCAGCAGTCTCTCCATcctgcagcggaggaaaCGCGCCACGGCCCAGAGATCGGACGCCAGCGAGACGAAAATGCGCGGCACCAGTCCCGCGGAGAGAAAACTCAAAGAAAACGCagtcgtctcctctctcgcctccccaTACCGCCCCGCGCAAAAAAAAGCTTGCCGAGCGGCCTCAAAAGGATCAGGAGCCGGCGACGCCAGGAAAGCGAGACGAGAGATCAAGGTCTAG
- a CDS encoding putative ribosomal protein L20 (encoded by transcript BESB_011170) — protein sequence MQIPRDIIFEVVRGFRGRSRNCIKIARVRAMKALLYSYLMRRQRQRRYRVFWIGRINAAGREWSFPYAWLTTSLWRQNIWLDRKMLANLAETEPASFRALVNEGKRVYFWNPDKVRDISDL from the coding sequence ATGCAGATCCCGAGAGACATCATTTTCGAAGTCgtgcgcggcttccgcggccgctcACGCAACTGCATCAAGATTGCGCGCGTTCGCGCGATGAAGGCGCTGCTTTACTCGTACCTgatgcgccggcagcggcagcggcggtaCCGCGTCTTTTGGATCGGGCGCATCAACGCGGCGGGTCGCGAGTGGAGTTTCCCGTACGCGTGGCTGACGACGAGTCTCTGGCGCCAAAACATCTGGCTGGACAGAAAGATGCTCGCGAACCTCGCGGAGACCGAGcccgcctccttccgcgccctcgtcaACGAAGGCAAGCGCGTCTATTTCTGGAACCCCGACAAAGTGCGCGACATCAGCGACCTCTAG
- a CDS encoding Yip1 domain-containing protein (encoded by transcript BESB_011180) — protein sequence MAAPIGPSGPLPPNWYEYHDPRGVPYYHNPLLNITQWEHPAASPAASPPASTVSLEPQGAGGRGASPSSQGGPSAASTVDLSLGQTNGADRAQPQTSLGGRGSGAAQHGFLFLGADSLQRDGHGRKGDGAVNGGSSARLSGQILRDSVDFSSYAFSQGQRGDDATPLRGGVGASSSGSEEEARKKSFFFSFCGGCFERQVAHLNRLFDVTTADISLRLRLALMPWKGREAPDAAGAAPGAGDELGAQAGEMKGDARRDGLDGLASSSALGAFGSGAASSVFLDSPDAYGPFWGATTLVLLFFACSNLPVLLWPSTFAAAGISADVRLLTQAASFVYALLFLPPFLVWAGLLWYRHYASEESDSTAEAGTSAPFPAAGAPPQFEQLLCVHGYALAPLCVCACLLLFLELLPQHTSVIALRWMTAGIAGAGAALFLCVHLKALLASQPKPAKLAAHALLILSVFVLLFLLLRFSATSSSLPAAADAGQLTQGAGLSREEGGDSPFAAVGESQRAGARGGSADEEAEFRRASRPREKTLVASGAEESSDESDVHDGGRGRADDAFANVEKEEGETKAPETIQRDAEARAEEAREDASGRRGGEASRAREGKDAVSEPQEEPREAGVVGTEQRTDGDDAEDGMEAEEASTPRLRL from the coding sequence ATGGCTGCGCCGATAGGCCCTTCCGGGCCTCTCCCGCCTAACTGGTATGAATACCACgacccgcgcggcgtcccctACTACCACAATCCGCTTCTGAACATCACACAGTGGGAACAccctgcagcctcgccggctgcgtctccgccggcctcgacCGTGTCTCTGGAGCCTCagggggcgggagggcgcggcgcgtctccttcttcgcaggGAGGCccttcggcggcgagcaCTGTCGACCTCTCCCTAGGTCAGACGAATGGAGCCGACCGCgcacagccgcagacgagcctcggcggacgaggaagcggcgccgcgcagcatgGATTCCTCTTTCTGGGCGCCgactcgctgcagcgcgacggACACGGCCGCAAGGGCGATGGAGCCGTCAACGGCGGCTCTTCTGCGCGGTTGAGCGGCCAGATTCTTCGGGACTCTGTGGACTTCTCGTCCTACGCCTTCAGCCAGGGCCagaggggcgacgacgcgacgccgctgcgcgggGGAGTGGGTGCTTCGTCGTCGGGGTCGGAGGAGGAAGCTCGGAAAAAgtccttttttttctcattCTGCGGAGGCTGTTTCGAGCGGCAAGTTGCACATCTCAACCGCCTTTTTGACGTCACAACTGCCGATATCTCCCTGCGGCTACGCCTCGCACTCATGCCCTGGAAGGGCCGCGAGGctcccgacgccgcgggcgccgcgccgggggcgggcgacgaactcggcgcgcaggcgggcgagatgaagggagacgcgaggagggacGGTTTAGACGGTttggcgtcgtcgtcggcgctcgGGGCTTTCGgctcaggcgccgcgtcgtccgtCTTCCTGGACTCTCCCGACGCGTACGGGCCCTTCTGGGGAGCGACCACGCTCGTGTTACTGTTTTTCGCATGCAGCAACTTGCCCGTTCTCCTCTGGCCGTCGacgttcgcggcggcggggatCTCCGCCGATGTCAGGCTGCTCACGCAGGCTGCGAGTTTCGTCTACGCGCTCCTTTTTCTCCCTCCCTTTCTCGTCTGGGCAGGTCTCCTCTGGTACAGACACTATGCCAGCGAGGAGTCGGACTCGACGGCTGAGGCAGGGACGAGTGCGCCCTTCCCGGCGGCTggggctccgccgcagtTCGAGCAGCTGCTCTGCGTGCACGGTTACGCGctggcgcctctctgcgtctgcgcctgccttctGCTTTTCTTGGAGCTGCTTCCGCAGCACACCTCTGTGATCGCGCTGCGGTGGATGACCGCGGGCatcgcgggggcgggggcggcgctgtTCCTCTGCGTCCACCTGAAGGCGTtgctcgcctcgcagcccaAGCCGGCGAAactcgccgcgcacgcgctccTGATCCTCTCGGTGTTTGtgcttctctttctgctcttgcgcttctccgcgaccTCCAGCAGCctgcccgcggctgcggatgCGGGACAGCTGACCCAGGGCGCGGGCCTGtcgcgagaggagggcggagacagtcCGTTCGCCGCAGTGGGCGAGTCGCAgagagcgggcgcgcgcggaggaagcgcagacgaagaggcagagtTCAGGCGagcgtcgaggccgcgcgagaagacactcgtggcgagcggcgctgaAGAGAGCAGCGATGAGTCGGACGTGCatgacggcggccgcgggcgcgcggatgATGCGTTCGCGAACgtcgagaaggaggagggagagacaaaggcgccggagacgatacagcgagacgcggaggcgcgcgcggaagaggcgcgggaggacgcgtctggaaggcgaggcggcgaggcgtccaGGGCCCGCGAAGGCAAAGACGCTGTCTCGGAGCCTCAGGAGGAGCCCAGAGAGGCCGGGGTCGTTGGGACCGAGCAGCGCACGGACGgtgacgacgcagaagacggaATGGAGGCTGAGGAAGCGAGCACACCGAGGTTGAGGCTTTAG